A genomic window from Aricia agestis chromosome 8, ilAriAges1.1, whole genome shotgun sequence includes:
- the LOC121729317 gene encoding cyclin-C encodes MKLLYFHFVLKNNNMAGNFWQSSHHQQWILDKQDLVRDRQHDLAKLSEEEYQKIFNFFASIIQILGEQLKLRQQVIATATVYFKRFYARNSLKCIDPLLLAPTCVFLASKVEEFGVISNSRLITTCQTVIKNKFSYAYGQQEFPYRTNHILECEFYLLENLDCCLIVFQPYRPLLLFVQDIGQDDQLLTCAWRVVNDSLRTDVSLLYPPYQIAIAALNIACVMLGKENLKPWFAELNVDMDKIQEIVRAIINLYEMWKSYDEKKEIQALLGKMPKPSPAPQR; translated from the exons ATGAAATTgctttattttcactttgtgttaaaaaacaataacatgGCTGGGAACTTTTGGCAAAGCTCACATCATCAGCAGTGGATTCTAGACAAACAAGATCTCGTTAGAGACAGACAACACGATTTGGCCAAACTATCAGAAGAagaataccaaaaaatatttaatttctttgctAGCATCATACAAATTCTTGGCGAGCAATTGAAATTACGTCAGCAAGTTATCGCTACAGCAACAGTTTATTTCAAGAGATTTTATGCAAGAAATTCTTTAAAGTGCATAGATCCTTTACTGTTGGCGCCTACGTGTGTCTTTCTAGCATCTAAAGTAGAAGAGTTTGGTGTTATCTCAAATTCGAGACTCATCACCACCTGTCAgactgtaataaaaaataaattcagtTATGCTTATGGACAGCAGGAGTTTCCATATAGAACTAACCACATATTGGAATGCGAGTTTTACTTATTAGAAAATTTGGATTGTTGCCTTATTGTGTTCCAACCGTACAGACCTCTACTGCTGTTTGTGCAAGACATTGGGCAGGATGATCAGCTTCTCACATGTGCTTGGAGAGTTGTAAACGATTCGCTCAGAACTGATGTCAGTCTGTTGTATCCACCTTATCAG ATTGCAATAGCAGCTCTGAACATTGCTTGCGTTATGCTGGGCAAAGAAAATTTGAAACCTTGGTTTGCAGAACTAAATGTTGATATGGATAAA ATTCAGGAGATAGTAAGAGCTATCATTAACCTCTATGAGATGTGGAAGAGCTATGATGAGAAAAAAGAAATACAAGCCCTTTTAGGGAAAATGCCCAAACCAAGTCCAGCACCCCAAAGATAA